The segment TCCAAAAGCAAAACAAGTCCCAGGCACTGCCTGACAGCAGAATATTGAAAAGCTGACAAGGATCAAGAGGCGACTCATGGTCCTTTTTGATTTGAAAAGATTCATCTATGCAAATAAAAGGACTTTGGAAAACCGTTGGCGAATATACTGTCAAAAAGAATCTGAAGATATTTAATGTGCCCAGCGAATGACGAAGGAAGCGGCCAAATTGCAACGAAACGGGAGGGATTAGTGATGGAAACAACTGCTCGAGACGACATGATGAAGCGAATGGACTTTTTCATCGGCAATTGGAACATGGAAGTGATTCACCCTCATATTCAGCCAAGCCCAATCTCAGGCCAAACCAATTTTAGGTGGCTCGATGAGAAGTATGTCATCCAACGCACGCATATCAACAAAAGCGAATTTCCCGATAACACGATTATTTACGACTGCAATCCGGATACGGGCCAGTATTTGATGCATTATTTCGATTCGCGGGGAGTGACCCGTCTGTACTCCATGAACCTGGAGAATGGAGTTTGGAAATGGTGGAGAAACACAGCCGATTTTTCGCCTTTGAAGTTCCAGCAGCGTTTTACCGGAGAAGTCGATGACACGGGAAAGACCATACGAAGCCTATTGGAAAAATCGGACGACGGTGTAAATTGGGAGCGTGATTTCGAAGTGGTGTATCGAAAAGATTAAGACAACACAGATCATTGAGACGGAATTAAAGAAGGCGTCAAGCTGTGTGGAATGCTATTATACTGAAAGAGTTAAGATTTGTTTCTTGAAGAAGGGAATGAAAAGATGAACACGATTTTTATTGCGGGCCACTCCCGGCTGCCTTCTGGAATGGCAGCCCAAAATATATACGAAACGCTGACGATTACAGCAGAAGTGGATAAAAAATACGGCGTGATTGTAACCGCCAGCTGCACTTTAGCGACGGCTCACGGCCAGGAATTCATACATCAATTGCTGAGAGGGTACAGCCTTCAAGACGGGATAGAAGAACCGATCGCAAAACTGAAAAGTCATTACTTAGGAAAAGCAGGGAATGCCTTGATTTCCGCCTTAAAGGATTTGCACAAACAATACGAGACTCGTGAAACTTACCATTGATTTTTCAGATTATTTTATTTTTTCTGTTTACAAGCAGGGTTTAATAGGTTAGGATTGGAAGTACGAATCATGCCGAAACGCAAACGCGTTCGTCCCGCATGGTCAATTTTTAAATGTATAATCCCATACTGCCTAGTCTGCCGACAACCTCTTCCAGGTTGTTCGCCACAGATAAAAGCCAGTTCAATTTGGATAAACAGCTTGCTGTTGTCTATTTGAACTGGCTTTTTTGTTGCCACGAAAGGAGTGAAATCATGTCTGGAGCGTTAAAGAATATCAAAGTCCTGGATTTATCACGGGTACTGGCAGGTCCTTATTGCACGATGATCTTAGGCGATTTAGGCGCAGAAGTCCTGAAAGTGGAAGCGCCCGGAGGAAGCGATGAAACCCGGAGGTGGGGGCCGCCTTTCAAGGAAGACGTAAGCGCTTATTATCTCAGTGCCAATCGAAACAAAAAAGCCATAACAGTGGATCTCCGGACGGAAGAAGGCGTTGAAATCGTTAAAACGCTGGCTTCGGAAAGTGATGTGGTGATCAACAACTTCAAAACCGGGAAAATGGAAAAATTTGGGCTGGGGTATGAGACCTTGGCGGAGTTGAACCCGCGCATCGTTTATTGTTCAATTACCGGGTTCGGGGAGACGGGGCCAGAGCGTGATATGCCAGGCTATGATTTTATCATCCAAGCCATGAGCGGGTTGATGAGCATAACGGGAACAACAGAATCAGGCCCTCAAAAGTCGGGGGTTGCGATTGTCGATGTCCTGACGGGGCTGTATGCGTGCATTGGCATCCAGGCAGCTTTATTGGAACGCACCGTTTCAGGGAAAGGGCAAAAGCTCGATATTTCCTTGTATGATTCTGCGGTGAGCGCATTGATCAATATTGGCAGCAGTTACTTGATGTCAGAAAAGATTCCGACGGCTCTCGGAAATACGCATGCCAATATTGTTCCGTATCAAACATTCCGCACTGCTGACGGGGAAATGGTAATTGCTGTCGGAAACGACCATCAATTTGCAGCGCTGTGCAAAGTTCTTGGGAAACCGGAGCTTGCCTGGGATGACAAGTATAAGTCAAATCCGGTGCGTGTAGAGAATCGGGAACAGCTGATTCCAATTCTTCAAGAGCAATTATTAGCGGAGAAAACAGCTTTTTGGCAAGAAAAACTGAAAGGATGCAATGTTCCGAGTGGTCCCATTCAGAACTTGGAGGACGTTGTAAATGACAAGCAGCTTCAATCACGGAATATGTTTATCGAACACGATCATCCGACAGCCGGCCGAATCAAAATGATCGGCAGCCCGCTGAAATTGTCCAGAACGCCAGTGGAAGTGAAACGTCATCCGCCGATGCCGGGAGAACATAATGAGGAAGTATTCAACCGCTTGAAAAAAATGAAAACATATAACTAATAAGGGAGAGAAAAACGATGAACTTTAACTTTACTCAAGAACAGGAATTGCTGCGCAGCGCTACCCGGAATTTTGTAGACAAGGAAATCATGCCGTATATCGAAGAATGGGACCGCGAAGGGCAATCAGACCCGGCGATTTATTCCAAACTTGCAGAACTGGGGTTGATGGGTGTATGCATTCCCGAACAATATGGCGGCAGTGGCATGGATTATAATTCACTGGCCATCGTTTGTGAAGAGTTGGAGCGGGGCGACACGACTTTCCGTACAGCGGTTTCGGTCCATATCGGACTGAATAGCATGACGCTTCTTCAGTGGGGAACCGAAGAACAGAAACAGAAGTATTTAACGCCGCAAGCCAGCGGAGAAAAGATCGGGGCATTTGGGTTGACCGAGCCAGGCGCTGGATCAGATGTGGCTGCGATGCAGACGACTGCGAAAAAAGACGGCGACCACTATATTCTGAATGGCCAAAAAACATGGATTTCATTATGCGATGTGGCTGACCATTTCCTGGTTTTCGCTTATACAGGAGAACAGTCAGGGAAACATAAAGCAATTTCGGCATTTATTGTAGAACGGACGTGGGAAGGATTTTCTTCCAAAGCGATTAAAGGGAAACACGGCATCCGGGCAGGCAATACCGGGGAGTTGTTCTTCGAGGATGTCAAAGTGCCAAAAGAGAATTTGCTTGGCGAAGAAGGGGAAGGATTTAAAATCGCGATGGCGGCACTCGATAATGGCCGTTTTACTGTTGCTGCAGGAGCAGTGGGGCAAATTATGGCTTGTTTAGAAGCAAGCGTCAGTTATTGCCACGAACGCAAAACCTTCGGAAAAGAGATTGGCAGACACCAGCTTGTTCAGCAAATGATTGCGAAAATGGAAGCGGGCTATCAAATGAGCCGTCTGCTTGTGTACCGGGCCGGTGAACTGAAAAACGAAGGAAAGCGCAATACGAGAGAAACGTCTCTGGCTAAATGGCAAGCCTGTGATTTTGCCAACCAGGCTGCAGACGACGCTTTCCAGATTCATGGAGCTTATGGCTATTCAGACCAGTATCCGGTCAGCCGCTTTTTGCGGAATTCCAAAGCGCCGGTCATTTATGAAGGGACACGTGAAATCCATACCATTATGCAAGCGGAATATGTACTCGGTTATAAGGAAGACAAACCGTTAAGCAAAACCCTTCCAGCTTGGCAAGAGGAAACCATTGCTTCGTTGACGAATAAATAAACTTTATAAGATTACGGCAATACCGTGATGACAACCTTGCCTGTGAAACAGAATACAGAGTTGAAATTCATGCACCCAAAACGCAGTTGGATAAGCTGTCTAAGATTTAAGAAAGGTGGAAATTAAATGGCTTCTGCAGAAGCCATTTAATTTCCACCTTCTATTTTTCAATAAATTCAGCAAGGTTTTCAAGTGTGGAATTTAAACCGGTATCATGGTCTTCTTTTCGTATTCCTTCAGGGACGTGTTCGCAAACGATTGTCACTTTTGTTCCTGCTGGAACGGCTTCCAAATACCAAGTCTGACTCATCTCGCCGGAAAACGCCGGATCTTCAGAATCGAATTTTCCGGAACACACAATTTTGGTGTCCGGAACCAACTCCAAAAACTTTCCTTCGGTTACGTCCGTATTGTCGGAAGTCTTTCCGGGGGTTGGATGATCGGTTTCGTAGGTAAGAGTCATCCGGTAAGTTCCGCCTTCGT is part of the Planococcus shenhongbingii genome and harbors:
- a CDS encoding DUF3870 domain-containing protein — encoded protein: MNTIFIAGHSRLPSGMAAQNIYETLTITAEVDKKYGVIVTASCTLATAHGQEFIHQLLRGYSLQDGIEEPIAKLKSHYLGKAGNALISALKDLHKQYETRETYH
- a CDS encoding CaiB/BaiF CoA transferase family protein gives rise to the protein MSGALKNIKVLDLSRVLAGPYCTMILGDLGAEVLKVEAPGGSDETRRWGPPFKEDVSAYYLSANRNKKAITVDLRTEEGVEIVKTLASESDVVINNFKTGKMEKFGLGYETLAELNPRIVYCSITGFGETGPERDMPGYDFIIQAMSGLMSITGTTESGPQKSGVAIVDVLTGLYACIGIQAALLERTVSGKGQKLDISLYDSAVSALINIGSSYLMSEKIPTALGNTHANIVPYQTFRTADGEMVIAVGNDHQFAALCKVLGKPELAWDDKYKSNPVRVENREQLIPILQEQLLAEKTAFWQEKLKGCNVPSGPIQNLEDVVNDKQLQSRNMFIEHDHPTAGRIKMIGSPLKLSRTPVEVKRHPPMPGEHNEEVFNRLKKMKTYN
- a CDS encoding acyl-CoA dehydrogenase family protein, with amino-acid sequence MNFNFTQEQELLRSATRNFVDKEIMPYIEEWDREGQSDPAIYSKLAELGLMGVCIPEQYGGSGMDYNSLAIVCEELERGDTTFRTAVSVHIGLNSMTLLQWGTEEQKQKYLTPQASGEKIGAFGLTEPGAGSDVAAMQTTAKKDGDHYILNGQKTWISLCDVADHFLVFAYTGEQSGKHKAISAFIVERTWEGFSSKAIKGKHGIRAGNTGELFFEDVKVPKENLLGEEGEGFKIAMAALDNGRFTVAAGAVGQIMACLEASVSYCHERKTFGKEIGRHQLVQQMIAKMEAGYQMSRLLVYRAGELKNEGKRNTRETSLAKWQACDFANQAADDAFQIHGAYGYSDQYPVSRFLRNSKAPVIYEGTREIHTIMQAEYVLGYKEDKPLSKTLPAWQEETIASLTNK
- a CDS encoding SRPBCC domain-containing protein; its protein translation is MATPSSYRIDSASRVIKASPNAIYQAFMNPVSLRSWLPPKGMSAHMDVFEPHEGGTYRMTLTYETDHPTPGKTSDNTDVTEGKFLELVPDTKIVCSGKFDSEDPAFSGEMSQTWYLEAVPAGTKVTIVCEHVPEGIRKEDHDTGLNSTLENLAEFIEK